DNA sequence from the Podospora pseudocomata strain CBS 415.72m chromosome 2 map unlocalized CBS415.72m_2.2, whole genome shotgun sequence genome:
GTCGCGGCAATGGTAAGGTGGGCGTTTTGGTAGATGAGGCCCATTTGGGGTGCCTCTCGCAGCCAGTCGGGGCTATCATCTTGGATGATACAAAGGGCGTCAATCCAGAGGTAGCGGAGGCCGAGATTCCTCGTTGCGATGACGGCATCGCGGAGGGTGGCTGGCATGGCGGATATGTTTATTCCCGTGGTGGTGTGTTCAGCCAAGTTCGACTTGAGGGTGCGAAGTTGTGTGGCTGCTGGACCCCAGCAGTAGCTCAACGCCGCGTATCGTCCCAGTGCATTCTGACGATCCGTCACTCTGAcaaagggggtgttgttAGTCTCGACGTCCAACAGCCTGGTGGGAAAGCGGGTTGTGGATGATGTGTCTGCATCCGCCAAGGGCACAGAGTTGCACTCTGTATGGCTTCTCAGACAGGTTTCGAGCCATGTCTGGATTTGGCGGAAAGCTCCAGGGGAGTTTGGTGCTGGATGAAGAGCGTGGCCGGCAATATCCCCAGATAGAGCTGCATCACTTGATGGATCTGCCCAAGCATGCAAAAAAGCTCGGGCGTTGGAATTAGTTACGAGAACTGTTATTACATAGAGCCCACGTCTTGTGTGTTCTACACTGTGGTATTTGTCTGAAGACAGCAGTACCTGGTGTACCCTCCCTTTCTTCAgcttgatggtgggatgtGAGGCTTTGATTAGCTCGTCAAGTATTAACTTGCAAAACAGACAGAGACTTGAAGATTGCTCCAGGTCTTAATAGGCTCGGTGGCGGTAGCCGAGTTGTTGACCGGTGGCTGTTGTGCGTATGGATGAGACTGTAAATGGTGATACACCACGACAGGAATCGCAGAGGCCTGAGGTGCTTTCCGTGTTCAGAGAGCTCATGTTTACCTGGTAATTCTTGACAGGACTCAACAGTAAGGTCAGGTATCAAAGGTGGTGATACTGGTTTAGGCTGGACGCAAAGGAATAGACGCAAGTCCAACAACCAGACCAATGGTGCCTTTTCTCGCCGCTTTTTGCTCCAATCAAGCGACGGTTCCCTGTACTCTTTACTTGGTCGCTATCTACAGACAGCTGCGCCGCTCACAACTCACAAAAAACTTACCCACGCCGCATAAAAGGATCAGCAAAATATCTCCACAGAACGTTACCACTATTGtcgatgttggtgtttggaTGCAGCAACGTTGGTTATGGTGGGGCTCGGCAAGTTTCCCTTCCACATGACGGCACGGCACGGTGATTTCCAGCCAGGATTTCGGGACCCGGCAGCTGGACATGATGGCCCGTGCCAAGAACATTCCAACGAGAATCGAGAAGATCATCAAAAATAGGTCCATCTTCACCCAGGAGGCCAGAACAATCGAAGATCTTTCAAGTTTCACTTCAGCTGAAGATCATGAAGATCGACCTGAAACCACCTGGAATGTGATGAGTTGGAGGCTTTGGAATCGCAGATGCAACCACAACAGTTCGGCATAAACAAACTGAACGAATCGACGGAAATCAGAGCAGCCACCTCCACATCTCCTCCGCAAAcctcctttccaccaccacgaaCCACGACAAGGGTTGTCTTCCGAAGGACACGAACGGGCACACGGGTAGGAGCAGATGGCGCAAAACAACGCCTTCTTGCATCCCCATTCCCGtatctttctttttgccGACGGACCCCTCAACGTCAATATTACCGGCCCAATTCCTCAGAAATGGACGCCTCGGACTTCGGCACTGGAGGCAAGTTTGAGAGGTCGATAAAAAATCCCAAAAATGGAAATGCAAAAATACCGCTCTGACCAACATCAAAAGATTCAGGTCCCCACTGTCCCATCAACGTGGCTCGGATCAAACCCCAAGCGTTCTAGGCTCTTGGTTGGCGTTCAATAGTGACAGCTTGGACAGGAGGCCATCATGCCAGTCACTTGTCTGCAGCCCAATCATCTCGGGGCGAAATCGAATGCCCATCCCCATACACAACAACTCCCATCTGATGCTGGCTCTTGGGGCTTCCCAATGTGGGAGGTAAGGAGTTTGCTGGTCACTGCAGCGAGTGCAGTGCGAGCGTTATTCCGGGCATCCAGTGCGGCTGGAAGCACTGATGGTGTGGAttggcggtgatggagtGATTCGAGATGAGCCCAGCCAATCACATCGACTCCTTTCGGCAAGCAGCCCCTCTTGGCAGCTCTTGGACCCTGGGATTCAGACGAACAAGCACCCCTGTCCCCAATAATACGAACGTGGGAAGCGAACAGGGGGGGCCGGATAGGATAAGGCAGAGGTCGAGGCTTGGGTGAGATGCGGGATCCGCATTCGCCAGGGGGTCACAAGGTTCATGCAGGCCTCACTCCCAATCTCCTCTCTCAGCTCGTCGacggaagagaaaaaaaaaaccgatATGAAGAACGCTGTTGCCGCTCACATCGGCCTGTGGGTCGActcctgttcttcttcttctctttcttcttgAACACCCCGTTTGTGCGACAGAAGAGACGTTCagtctttcttcttctcgggcATTGTCGTCTGCTGTTGTCCGATCTTACATACGTTCGCTTTCCGCCATATCATTCACTCGCTCACTCGCTCGAATCCGAGACGAGATCTCACACATCGTACAACCCTCGCTATATAGACCCGACATTTCCGTCATAATACCTAATGTTTTAGACAAGATCGCAACCAGAGAACCGAGACACAAtgagaaccagaaccagcaAGGGCTCTATCCTTGCCGGCCTGCTCCTGGCAGCGGGAGCGGGAACCGGCAGGGCGGATCCGACATGGCCCGCACCTACCGAtcagatggaggagattgttTTCCAGCTTCAGGGCATGGACGGGAGTTTGTTCAGTGATAACATCACGCCTTGTGATAATGAGGCCGCTGGGCCGGGGAGGGTGACAGCTAGCGAGTGGCTGCGCGTTGCTTTTCAGTATGTGACTTTTTTCTTTGCGAGGACGGTCTTTGAAAAGGGCAAGAGAAGGGTTTCTTGAGattgaagatggaggggttggtttttgGAGAACTGGAAATGGGATGAGCATCCAACTTGAGAACAAATGCTGATGCAGACGACAGTGACATGGCTACCCATAACAGGTTTTTTGACCGGGGCGGTCTCGACGGCTCGTTGCAGTTCGAGCTTAGAAGCTCTGAAAACACGGGCCCAGGACACAACACCACACTCCAGTTCTACGCGACATACTTGTCCAGCCGGTCAAGTCTCGCAGATCTGATCGCGGCCGGAGCGTATGCCGCCGTTCGCGCCTGCGGAGGACCAGTCATTCCACTGAGATTGGGACGCAAGGATGCGCTGACGGCCGGCTCCTCTGGTGTTCCCCAACCAGAGAACTCAGTTGGCAGTTTCGTATCGCAGTTCGACCGCATGGGCTTCTCCCAGGCTGAGATGATTCAAGTCGTGGCCTGCGGTCATACGCTCGGAGGAGTTCACAGGACCGAGTTCCCCAACATCATTCCCGCCGGCGTGTCCAATATTCCCTTTGATACGTCCAAGGCCACCTTTGACAACAGGATTGCCACCGAGTATGTGTCTGGtaacaccaccaaccccctcgtAGTTGGTCCAGCAATTGCTATCAACCGCCATTCCGATTTCAAGGTCTTCAACAGTGACGGAAACGCCACTATCAACACCATGACATCGCCCAGTGCTTTCCAGAGCATTTGCCAGACTGTTTTGCAAAAGATGATCGATGTGGTACCGTCCACTGTGACTTTGACTCCACCTATCGCTCCGTACACCGTCAAGCCGCAGGATATGCAGCTCACTCTTCAGTCCGGTGGCGCCAGCTTCCTCCTTACCGGAAAGATCCGTGTCCGGACTACCGAGATTCCCGGtagcaccatcaccaacttgGTTTTGACTTGGAAAGACAGGAACGGTGGTAACAGCTGTGGCTCTTTGTCATCCTGCTCCACGACCGCTACTCTTCAGGGTATTGCCAACGGTTTCGATGAcacctttgccttcttccCGATTGAGGCTACCATCCCTACATCGACCGGCATCTCCTCTTTCACAATCACCATCAACCGCAACGATGGCTCGAGCCAGACATTCGACAACAATGGAAACACCTACCCCTTGTCGGACGCCGTTGTCTTGCAAAAGACCCAGAGCTGCCTGTTGCAGACATCAGGCCAACTCACTGTTGCGGCCGTTGTTCGCAACGATGTCGTCGGTGTTCCAGTGAACCTCGATATTGAGTATCAGACGCCCCGTACCGGTAACAGCGGCAACCCAGTCCCTGCCATCAACACAGCTACTGTTCAAATGACCGAAGGTGACTGTGTCGGTCCCTACACTTTCTACTCGGCCAGCTACACCATCCCCGGCGGCCGCAGCTACAACGCCAGAATCAGCATCACTGCTGGCGAGCACACCGATGACTTCAACAAGGCTAGCATCTTTGGCGGCACATGTGGCAGCTTTACAGGCACCCTTGCCTGCGGCAACGTTACTGAGCCCGTTAGCACTACGAGCTCCTCggccaccgcctccagcaCTTCGACCTCGGTCTCGAGCAGCGTGGTCACAACCACGACTACCGGCAGCACCGGTGTTCCCACCCCTAGCATCAGACCCAGCGTTGGTGGCTACAGCTTTGTTGACTGCTGGACCGAAGGTGCTGGTGGCATCCGCGCTCTTGGCGGTGCGTCTTTTGCCTACGATGAGATGACTCTTGAATCCTGCGCCGCCAACTGCACTGGTTTCGATCTCTGGGGTACTGAGTATGGCCGTGAGTGCTACTGCGGAAACAGCCTTCACTCCAGCAGCTCCGAGGCTCCTGAAGCCGAGTGCAACATGCCCTGCGGTGGTGATCCGAGTGCCTTCTGCGGTGCTGGCAACAGAATCCAGCTCTATTCTACCACGGCCACACGCAGCACGTCTGCTACTCCCACGCCAACTGCTACCTTGAGCACCAAGCCTACTGTTGGTGCTTATGTGCGTGTTGGATGCCAGACTGAGGCCTCTGCCGGTCGCGCCTTGTCGGGGAACAGCTATGCTTCTGATGACATGACTCTTGAGTCTTGTGCTGCTTTCTGCAGCGGCTTCACGTATTTCGGCACTCAGTACTCTCGCGAATGTCAGTTCTCCAGACGAGATTAATTTATAGGGATATCACTGACATAACAACAGGCTTCTGCGGAAACACTATCAATGGCAACAGCGCTCCTGCTCCCGATGCGGATTGCAGCATGACCTGCGCCGGCGACCCCTTCTCCTACTGCGGTGCTGGCAACAGATTGGAGCTTTACATCCTGGAGACTGcgtccacctcaaccaccggTGCCCCTCCTGTCGAAGGTTAGACAGATCGCCTTTTTCCGAATCTTGGACCAACAATTTCCTAACATCTTATCTAGTTACGACCACGGCTACTGCCACTGCCACGTCTACCACTTCTGCTGCCCCCACAGGAACACTTTCCCGCGTGCCTACCGTTTCTCCCTATAGTTACGCCGGCTGCTACACCGAGGGCACTGGCTCCCGCGCCCTCACCGGAAAGAGCACTTATGACTCCGAGATGACCCTCGAGTTCTGTGCCAGCTATTGCTCTGGTTACAAGTACATGGCCACCCAGTACAGCGCCGAGTGCTTCTGTGGGAACACGCTTCACTCAACTGCCACTGAAGCCGCCCAGGGCGACTGCTCCATGACCTGCGCCGGCAACGAGTTCCAGTATTGCGGAGGCCCCAACAGACTCGAGCTGTACGTCCAGGAGGACGTCGAAGCCCCAGCTGCCCCTTCCCAGCCAGAGACCGTTGGCAATTGGACCTTTTACCAGTGCAGAACAGAGGGAAGCCCAGGACGCGCCTTGGCTGCCGAGACATACGCCGCTGACACCATGACTCTCGAGTCTTGCGCCGACTTTTGCGCTGGCTACACTTACTTTGGTACCGAGTACGCTAGGGAGTGCTTCTGCGGTAACTCTTTTGGTGTTGGCTCGATCGAGGCGCCTGCGGCAGAGTGCTCCATGACTTGCGCGGGTAACGGATCACAGTTCTGTGGTGCTGGTAATCGTCTGAGTATTTATCAAGCTGCTTAGAGCAAGTGATCAAGGTGTTTGTTGGGTTGACGTTTTTTGGTTTCATCGTGTATATATTTATTTTAGTCTTTGCCCGTACATTAGGATATTTTGTGATCAAGGTATATACTATACTTCCTGGTACTTTGGAATACATCAAACGTGCAAGTTTGTAAACagatcaccaacctctccaacattGACCGATCCTGACATTGGCAGACGTATATTTTTTTTGCTCACTTGACgctcaacaaccaacctATCCAATCTCCCGGTTTTTGTTCCGTTGACCCTAACCACCCAAAGCAAGGATCACCAGGAAACCTTTGGGACATgtcacatcacatcacatctCTCAGCCTCACCTTCAATTTGTTGCAGACCGTCTTTTCGAATATTCGATCATCAAATCAATCTCAGCAACTCCGACAAGTTTCTGGCTTACTACCTTTACTAAACCTCCCAAGACCCTCTTGGCAACCACACAaatccaaccccaaaacctGCTTCCAACATGCAAGCCAAGCGTCCCCTTTACCTACCTAGCGACAAACACTCTAGGGATTTTCCCGGGAAAACCTAAATTTCCACTCCTCTTCGTGTTCGTCGGGTGTCAGTTGTCATCAATCAGTCAGTTGTTTTGCCCCGAAGTTCCAGACCAAGACCCTGACGCAGACCCAGAACCCCTCATTAGTTAGTAGACCGGAGCCCCCTCCGCACCAACAACTGCTCCGCCCAGACTTGTTTTTTTTCACGGGGCATTGATTGCTTGGCAGAGACATGACtctggggaagatggggtaAGGGGCcaaagagggaaaaggctCATGTGATGACGGATATGAACAGCTTGTTGGTTGACAGTGACGGTTGGATGGTAGACTCCTGTGGTTGATATCACCAAGCGAGGAAACACAGAATAAAGAGTTGGATTGATGAACCACCAGGAATTCGATCGTCACATAGGTAAAACGCAGGTTTGAACAAAGCACCCAAGAACGACTTCTCCTGCCTGCCCCATGTCAAAGGAGGGGGCTGCACTAGGGAGCCCAGAGAACCAaaaagctggaggagaaaaaaaagctggAGGACAGGCGGAGGTATCCGTACCCAAAGCTCCACCAAACTTTGCATGACAATGCAATGTGTGCTAGCTTTGGTTTTCCCCCTTTCCGTTTCCTTTTCCCCAGCTTTTCCTGTTgggatggtttggtttggttttaGGCAGCTAGCTAGGTGAATCCATGAATCATTAATTAGATCGCCAGCAGGCAGAGCGAGTTCGGTTCTCGGTCTTGTCAATTCATCAGCCTCAGTCTGTGTGTGTTCGTCCGGTATTACACTACCTACCGAAGTGGTGAAAGTACTTTTTAGTGAAGTTCGGTACGTACCTACCCAAAGGGACAGAACAGACAGACAAAGCCGGCCGGCAGATGCAGAATGTCTGAAAAGGGAATAAATGACTGATAAGCATCTGATTTTTCTTGCTTTTGCATACATACAGCAGCGTATCGATCGTTTCAGTTTACACGCCTACAGACGCCGCACACCCTTCATCTGTGTCAATTGCAGTGACGTCCAAATTGATGAGATCTAAATCCCCATCTCATTGTCCACCTCGTGGTTTCGCGGTTTTTGTTGCAACAACaggtgtgttgttgtgtgtgttgttaCCAAAACCTCTCTCGCCACTGCGCCATGGCCtagcctcctccacatcgaTGGGGTCTGCCCAGCAAAgctgaagctggagaaaatggatcccccccccttcttccatgGATCAAACCACCAGAGATATCTAGAGAAGGTTTGACGTGTCTTTCTTTCTCGCGTCCTCCGGGGCCGTGATCCAccacttctcctccgccgccgttggCCAATAATTTTCCCAATGGTTTTACTTGAAACTTCCTTGTCACGGACGCGTCCAcacctctttttcttcatcgTCAATGAGAAGATCCTGTGCTTGGAAAGTCAAGCTAAGAAAACTTGACTAGCTTCAACACCACTGAAcacaccccccctcaccccccctcttccgCATCTCTCCCACCCAACTCCCGACCCCGACCCCGACCCCGACCGCCGGGAAACTACggaggtgggttggggtGAAAAATGGAGCCCTCTTGGCCCCCGGGGATTAAGTGGATTGAGGCAAGCGGTGCGGAcattgcggaggaggaggcggagggaaTGGCGGGCAATTCAGTGGAGAAAGCAAAGTTGACAAGCGGGGAGAAAGGCTCAGCCTCTTCATCGGAGAGGTCCACGCAACACTCATCATCAAGATCGCACACAAAATTgacccaaaccaaaacaaactTGTCGAAAAAACAAGGGGCAACAAAGCCCACCTCCATCCGCAAAACCTGTCCAGGTTTTGGATCCAAGGTAAGGCACTGCTCACCGAGAGAAAGAATACCCATCCGATCGCCGATCTTATCAAATCATAAATCCTGCGGAAGAAATACATGTACCTACTACAGTCACGACTAATAagaaccaaccaacccaaaagagagagagagagtccTGCATATCTTTATTTTTctagaaagaaaaaaaaaatccatCAGCATACATACTGCAGTAAATAAAATCCCCAGCCCCAATCTTCGCGTCGGGGTTACGCTCGGTAGACGACGGAAACAAGGCAAGTTAAAACTGAAATACCAACCGAAAATACGGCAAGGCAAGGTAGTAGCCATGGCGTGAAATAGCCTCTTGGCTCTGTTTCCAGGCGGCGTTTCTGAAATTCCAAAAAGGGTGCGTGTAGAGAGCGAACAAGGTGAGGGGAACAAGGTGAGGATGCACCTTGATAAATCCGTCTCCCGCCTTCGCTTCGacgtctctctctcgtcaTCAGGCGCTAGTACTGAACAGTGTTAGAGGTTGATCAATTTCACGTGTTTTTCTTAGTGTGAACTTGCTTTTTGCTCttggaaagaaaagacaacGGTCGTTGGTTGCTACATTGGGGGTAGTAGTACATGGAGATACTTCTGACTTGTATAACGGTTTGACATGTCTAGTTTTCTCTATGACTACTTGATATGTTCAGCAAAGCAGCTGATCAGCATCTCATCAGAGAACCACATCACCAGCCTCTGtaacaacagcaagaagcaAACCAATTCTGATTTGTGGGGATGAAAAGCAGGGACTCTCGAAACGGCAAAAGCTCCACCGATTGTGTGGCCCAAACACCGATCCGTAACTTTTTTGTTCCTGACTCGAAGCCGAGACCAGATGACAGATGACACAGAACTTACAAAAAGGTACCCAAGGGGCACGATCCGAaaagtaaaaaaaaataacaaTAAAAAGAATACAATGGTTGCAATGGACGGATGGTGACCACTGTGTGTTGTGCATTATCTCCTTTGCCATTTGCGTGCTCACAGCACAGGAGATAAGGGCCTGCTttccctccatcaccaccttcaagTCCAGTTGCCGAGAGCACATTTTCGATATTAAAACTTCCCGTCTTTCGAGAAACAAGAGCGAACCTTGGCCGACATAttccctttcttctcttgttATAAATCTTTACCTGATATGTGTAACCCATCCAGCTTTCCttttcaacaacaagacacaCACCGAACATTGTATAACGAAACCCCCCTGCGGAAAAATATCGGGCCAAGAAACATATCACGACACACACCACCGGGGTGGTCGTTGCTCGGCTCGGACCAACGGAGCCTGTCGTGTGATTGGCCAGTCTAGCCCGCTCGCGTCTTTCGCCTCTTTGGCCGTGGACGAGAGGAAGTTTTCTACTTTTtgagaaaagagagacactgagaaagagagagggagtCCTACTGCTTTAATTTGAGCTACGACGACCAAGTACTACTTACATAACAATACGAGGCAAAGTTGTCTCAAAATGTGTCACATTCTCGAGCGGAAATCGCAACTTCTTGGCCTTCCCGCTCCGGGTGACAGAATCTCTGACATGTGCCGTGCTCCATCCCAGAGAAGGTGTTGTccgctgttgaagatgggacAAAACCCctgagaggaggatggggtgaaAAAAAACAGAGATTAGCACGTGCGCAATCGCGGGGCGGAGCGGAGCAGAACGGATCAGCTCGGGGCGGAGACACACGAACGAAGCAGCAATCTTgggtttcttgttgttgcttcTCTTTCGCGATTGCACCgatctccagcagcagcaagcagcggCATGGGGCAAGCGTTTTTTTgattttccctttttttttttttggctccaCCGGTTTAATTCTTATTGGATGctccacaaccccaacggacggacgagagagagaaaaaggcgGGGGCGTAAATGACAGCatctggagagagagagagagagaagaatTGAGGGGTTGGCCAATGGAAGCTGGCCGATTTTGAACcacacgcacacaccacacatGGTTTTGGCGAGGGATCAGGGGTCGGATCAATGGCTCGAATTGAGAAGCTGACGATACGGACGGACGGTGCATGTTCGAtgcggtgtggtggtggtaggctGGCAGGTGACTGAGCATAAACTTCACgcaagaggagaggagaaggggggtcCATTCTGAAATAATCATCTGCTGGGGTTGAGAGCAGCATGTGGTTTCATGACGACGACTTTTTGGAAGTGTTTTGTGTGTACTGGCTCGATTCGACATTTTCCCTCGTGATCGCATGTGAGTGGCCCCCCCTTGAACAACTATGTAAACCCCTTCCCGATGTGGGAACGCCTTCTTCGATTTTTCAGATTGATCGGTTTCTGTAAGGTACATGTACATGTCAAGCAACCTGAATTTCAGGTGGTTGCCGCCTGGATGTATGTATATCCACCAAAGAGAGACGCGGTCTCTTAAGGGAAACGAGAGGCTCAATGGCTAATCTGAAGACTTCATCCACGACATAcatataaaaaaaaaataactGCGGCATTTGCGAGCACACGAGCAAAATAGCAGTCCAGGACGGGAGGACTGCAGTCAATCTATCAAACTGACTTTGGGCATTCCGTCGTCACCGCTGCCAGACTTTCGCAATGTTTGGTTGCTACCTCGAAGGTACATCGCATTGGCTT
Encoded proteins:
- a CDS encoding uncharacterized protein (COG:G; COG:O; EggNog:ENOG503NVTF; CAZy:AA2), with amino-acid sequence MRTRTSKGSILAGLLLAAGAGTGRADPTWPAPTDQMEEIVFQLQGMDGSLFSDNITPCDNEAAGPGRVTASEWLRVAFHDMATHNRFFDRGGLDGSLQFELRSSENTGPGHNTTLQFYATYLSSRSSLADLIAAGAYAAVRACGGPVIPLRLGRKDALTAGSSGVPQPENSVGSFVSQFDRMGFSQAEMIQVVACGHTLGGVHRTEFPNIIPAGVSNIPFDTSKATFDNRIATEYVSGNTTNPLVVGPAIAINRHSDFKVFNSDGNATINTMTSPSAFQSICQTVLQKMIDVVPSTVTLTPPIAPYTVKPQDMQLTLQSGGASFLLTGKIRVRTTEIPGSTITNLVLTWKDRNGGNSCGSLSSCSTTATLQGIANGFDDTFAFFPIEATIPTSTGISSFTITINRNDGSSQTFDNNGNTYPLSDAVVLQKTQSCLLQTSGQLTVAAVVRNDVVGVPVNLDIEYQTPRTGNSGNPVPAINTATVQMTEGDCVGPYTFYSASYTIPGGRSYNARISITAGEHTDDFNKASIFGGTCGSFTGTLACGNVTEPVSTTSSSATASSTSTSVSSSVVTTTTTGSTGVPTPSIRPSVGGYSFVDCWTEGAGGIRALGGASFAYDEMTLESCAANCTGFDLWGTEYGRECYCGNSLHSSSSEAPEAECNMPCGGDPSAFCGAGNRIQLYSTTATRSTSATPTPTATLSTKPTVGAYVRVGCQTEASAGRALSGNSYASDDMTLESCAAFCSGFTYFGTQYSRECFCGNTINGNSAPAPDADCSMTCAGDPFSYCGAGNRLELYILETASTSTTGAPPVEVTTTATATATSTTSAAPTGTLSRVPTVSPYSYAGCYTEGTGSRALTGKSTYDSEMTLEFCASYCSGYKYMATQYSAECFCGNTLHSTATEAAQGDCSMTCAGNEFQYCGGPNRLELYVQEDVEAPAAPSQPETVGNWTFYQCRTEGSPGRALAAETYAADTMTLESCADFCAGYTYFGTEYARECFCGNSFGVGSIEAPAAECSMTCAGNGSQFCGAGNRLSIYQAA